Proteins encoded within one genomic window of Aphelocoma coerulescens isolate FSJ_1873_10779 chromosome 9, UR_Acoe_1.0, whole genome shotgun sequence:
- the IGSF10 gene encoding immunoglobulin superfamily member 10 — MGAPRRERPGWLGTLLAACLATLPGISACPRPCACHGSAELHCTFRYFTAVPPRIPPDAQRINLGYNSLRKLSPTDFAGLEKLELLMLHSNEINTIPEKVFSDLRSLQVLKMSYNKVRVLQQDVFYGLNSLVRLHMDHNQIEFVNPNVFYGLTSLRLVHLDGNLLQQLHPDTFVTLRYSQIFKISFLKHISLSDNVLTSLPQEMFSYMSELESIYLHGNPWSCDCSLQGFAEWAQERPDVIKCRKERSSGVHQCPVCASPKNHNGKSLVDLPSASFTCTKPVIHDSLKSRNLTVPDDGDFSFVSPKDLIAPIGSVVLNMTDQAGNRGNLVCNVQKPKEMSPISFDTNGNSTVLKTSFSAFLVCGIDYGHIQQLWSILALYSNSPLKLEQTVQTTDLPFISYKYKQIYSEKDELFTNIEADLRAEPAWLMQSKVSLQLDRTATTLSTLHIRYSTDAQISLPSDDKNQVRNNWAIISRDNSTQTEHTVLVGGTVELGCQAAGEPAPAMEWILADGSKVRAPHISEDGRIVVLKSGALTLRTADVFDTGLYHCISTNRNDADALTFRITVVDPHVEHNGVNGAQLPTALGSTLHLPCTSTAAPDAAVTWVSPEHAILRQSVGNKHIFANGTLRIQGVTERDVGYFRCVAANQYGVDLLVFQVLMRQDETALKKNHGAVGEWEEGSGNELLRSAAAQRHPSATPATLTARGQSAASAASSQGAQSARQRNSHGKMPHWPYGDRTGRRFRGHRRQFVASGRRVDPQRWAALLEKTKRNLTVTDKQAVATEPPIQVHKLSEEPQDEEEASGDLISPEEEFMIPATERPPVSALGRATELTITAGPKQTVNPTPARNTSLLLTVSLTPLPSPLPHTVAPGSKRPQTYPSPTDSWERSDLSQIPANGVKQSSVSSGTSTLFPAGQNSVYSGEVNNQHLKSASVTPTTEATGTSKAVTPQSTADKLHIFTESINKVSTKTDPQVPVVTVNAPSSEFGPIYFHSTQKEGTPKPPLASTFATRQQIRVIQDLPTHPPQLQQHHGRRRKISGRRRIVRPGRIPSMKEHRYNFGTSGSARGSTAVAAGVQLNMNYVSNVPTVNNLSSSTNPFIPEAPRSPPSTMNMPLEHPMGTHQNTAFPREEENKRSTRQKAATTGMSATAKDTATTATSGLGAMALKPTGTLVTTPQTDTRVTKSKIFRVGGRRGQRRKRPPKAPAPQRVATVTSPAVPLSLTPAKPLPGNVSAVSMAKTSALWIPGIPEAPQHRPTAATQTSASLGTWRNTQTATSLPGSLTAQSPVVALQTTPGTQRNTQLATSPPTSAAQTPTMGLQTSPWLDEPPGATSARPAAVRATSGPVPAQHIRATGMAGEKSYLKMGEENQAAQATFPARTVPSAPAAVTAPSTRHPSPLPAPTAAVPPAPSARASSPPRGDAGRQPEPPPKGTEGGAALQAPQIASPWGRDKDSSVSGWSERRDQETATIPNLITLGSASRNHFSKPRIVGGKLAAFTLLADSDAFIPCEATGNPLPIIQWTKISSGPDAPGRRGAGRWVVLANGTLSIPRARPEDGGQYLCTAANAHGAARLLVTLSVVASPPRIAGGRQRLLTAHSGNTVAVACRAEGRPPPTISWLLANQTHLVHSSTGNDKAHVEPDGTLVIRAVTLYDRGLYTCLAKNPAGTDTLAVKLQVVAAPPTILEEKRQSVAGMMGESLKLPCTVQGNPQPTVHWVLPDGTAVKPLQLVHTRLFLFPNGTFHLGSIAPSDSGNYECIATSSTGSDRRVVSLVVERREVLPKIAIASQELTRLNFGERLLLNCTATGEPKPRIIWRLPSKAVVDQWHRMGSRIHVYPNGSLAIEAVTEKDAGDYLCVARNRIGDDLILMKVSITMKPAKIDHKQQFKKLVPYGKGFRVDCKASGSPTPEISWGLPDGTVVNNVMLADDSGHRSRRYVLFNNGTLYLNKAGVSEGGDYTCYAQNTLGRDEMKIHVTVIVAAPQIKHNYKTYITVTAGDTALLDCEAAGEPRAQIFWLLPSSEMISSSTDRHSLHANGSLSISHASLLDAGEYMCVARNPGGDDTKLYKLDVAAKPPIINGLYRNKTIMKVTAVRHSKKHIDCRAEGTPPPQIMWIMPDNIFLTAPYYGSRIVVHKNGTLEIRNIRPSDTADFICVARNDGGEAVLVVQLEVTEMLRRPVFKNPFNEKIIVKPGKTITLNCSVDGNPPPDISWMLPNGTWFSSSIRTSQFFTGSNGTLTIYNPERHQAGRYRCAARNKVGYIEKLMVLEVAQKPNILTRPAGLVKGVSGEPLSLHCLAEGSPKPRMAWTLPGGRVLDRPQVSGRYLLLENGTLVIRAASAHDAGNYVCRAHNDGGDSSLTVPVAVTAYAPRIVGRPPPAIHTMPGAAVQLHCVVLGIPKPEITWELPDRSTLSTARQGRGSGGELLHPTGTLLLQNPRPSNSGTYKCTARNALGTDTAVTYIHII, encoded by the exons ATGGGGGCCCCGCGCAGGGAACGGCCCGGCTGGCTGGGGACCCTCCTGGCCGCCTGCCTGGCCACCCTCCCGGGCATCAGCGCCTGTCCCCGGCCCTGCGCCTGCCACGGCTCCGCCGAGCTCCACTGCACCTTCCGCTACTTCACCGCCGTCCCCCCGCGCATCCCCCCGGACGCACAGCGCATCAACCTGGG CTACAACAGCCTGCGAAAGCTGAGCCCCACGGACTTTGCTGGCCTGGAGAAACTGGAGTTACTGATGCTGCACAGCAATGAGATCAACACGATCCCTGAGAAGGTGTTCAGTGATTTACGTTCACTGCAG GTCTTAAAAATGAGTTACAACAAGGTCAGAGTGCTTCAGCAGGATGTATTTTATGGCCTGAACAGCTTGGTACGGCTGCATATGGACCACAATCAAATCGAATTTGTGAATCCCAATGTTTTCTATGGACTCACTTCCTTAAGGTTGGTCCACCTGGATGGAAATTTACTTCAGCAGCTGCATCCAGACACTTTTGTCACCTTGCGCTATAGTCAAATATTCAAAATATCCTTCCTGAAGCACATCTCTCTGTCTGACAATGTGCTGACTTCACTTCCACAAGAAATGTTTTCCTACATGTCAGAGCTCGAGAGCATTTACCTCCATGGAAACCCCTGGTCCTGTGATTGCAGCCTGCAGGGGTTTGCTGAGTGGGCACAGGAGAGACCAG atGTTATAAAGTGCAGAAAAGAGAGGAGTTCTGGTGTCCATCAATGTCCAGTCTGTGCTAGTCCCAAAAATCATAATGGGAAAAGTTTAGTGGATCTTCCTTCTGCATCTTTCACCTGCACTAAGCCAGTCATCCATGACTCCCTGAAATCCAGAAACCTCACGGTGCCAGATGATGGGGATTTCAGTTTCGTGTCTCCCAAGGATTTAATAGCTCCGATAGGATCTGTGGTTTTGAACATGACTGACCAAGCAGGAAATCGAGGCAACTTGGTTTGCAATGTCCAGAAACCTAAAGAAATGTCTCCCATCTCATTTGACACAAATGGCAACAGCACAGTCCTCAAAACCTCGTTCTCAGCATTCCTGGTGTGTGGCATCGATTATggacacatccagcagctgtggAGCATCCTGGCACTGTACAGCAATTCTCCCTTGAAACTGGAGCAAACTGTGCAGACAACTGACCTGCCTTTTATTAGCTACAAATATAAGCAGATCTACAGTGAGAAAGATGAACTTTTCACCAATATCGAGGCTGACCTGCGAGCTGAGCCAGCCTGGCTGATGCAGAGCAAAGTGtccctgcagctggacaggACAGCCACCACACTCAGCACGCTGCACATCCGCTACTCCACCGACGCCCAGATCAGTTTGCCCAGCGATGACAAAAACCAGGTGAGAAATAACTGGGCCATCATTTCCAGGGACAACAGCACCCAAACAGAGCACACTGTGCTAGTCGGGGGCACCGTGGAACTGGGGtgccaggcagctggggagcCAGCTCCTGCCATGGAGTGGATATTGGCCGATGGCAGCAAAGTGCGAGCTCCCCATATCAGCGAGGATGGGAGAATCGTAGTCCTCAAAAGCGGGGCGCTGACGCTGCGGACGGCTGACGTGTTTGACACGGGGCTCTATCACTGCATCAGCACCAACCGCAACGACGCCGACGCGCTCACGTTCCGGATTACGGTGGTGGATCCTCACGTGGAACACAACGGTGTGAATGGAGCCCAGCTGCCGACGGCTCTGGGCAGCACGCTCCACCTTCCCTGCACGTCCACGGCTGCTCCGGACGCTGCCGTTACCTGGGTGTCACCTGAGCACGCGATTCTTCGTCAGTCTGTAGGAAACAAACATATTTTTGCCAATGGCACCTTGAGAATACAAGGGGTGACGGAGCGAGATGTGGGCTACTTCCGATGTGTTGCAGCCAACCAGTACGGTGTTGATCTCCTGGTTTTCCAAGTGCTAATGAGACAGGATGAAACTGCTCTGAAGAAAAACCATGGAGCTGTGGGAGAGTGGGAAGAGGGCTCTGGCAACGAACTGCTGcgctctgctgcagcacagagacatccctcagccactccagcCACCCTGACAGCTCGTGGGCAATCTGCTGCAtcagcagccagcagccagggcgcACAGAGTGCACGTCAGAGGAACAGCCACGGGAAAATGCCTCACTGGCCCTATGGAGACAGAACAGGCAGGCGGTTCAGGGGACACAGGAGACAGTTTGTTGCCTCAGGCAGGAGAGTTGATCCACAGCGCTGGGCAGCCTTGTTGGAGAAAACAAAGAGGAACTTGACAGTGACAGACAAACAAGCAGTTGCAACAGAACCACCCATTCAAGTCCATAAGCTCTCAGAGGAACctcaggatgaggaggaggcaTCTGGTGATCTCATATCTCCAGAAGAAGAATTCATGATACCAGCAACAGAGAGGCCCCCAGTATCTGCTCTGGGCAGAGCAACAGAACTCACAATCACTGCAGGGCCCAAGCAGACTGTGAACCCCACTCCTGCCAGGAACACCTCCCTCCTGCTCACAGTGTCATTAACTCCCCTACCCTCACCTCTTCCACACACTGTGGCACCTGGCAGTAAAAGGCCACAAACATATCCAAGCCCTACAGACTCATGGGAAAGATCTGATTTGAGTCAAATACCAGCAAATGGTGTAAAACAATCAAGTGTATCAAGTGGAACATCCACACTCTTCCCTGCTGGGCAAAACTCAGTATATTCTGGGGAAGTCAATAACCAGCATCTAAAATCTGCATCTGTGACACCCACAACAGAAGCTACAGGCACCAGCAAGGCTGTGACTCCCCAAAGCACAGCAGACAAGTTACATATTTTTACTGAGTCTATTAATAAGGTTTCCACCAAAACAGATCCCCAGGTTCCTGTGGTGACAGTCAATGCACCAAGCTCTGAATTTGGCCCCATTTATTTTCATAGTACTCAGAAAGAAGGAACCCCCAAGCCACCACTGGCCTCAACTTTCGCCACTCGTCAGCAAATTCGGGTGATCCAGGACCTTCCAACTCATccaccccagctccagcagcaccatggAAGACGAAGGAAAATTTCTGGTCGGAGACGAATTGTTAGACCAGGACGTATCCCAAGTATGAAAGAGCACCGCTACAATTTTGGGACATCAGGGTCTGCCCGAGGAAGtacagctgtggctgcaggtgTTCAACTGAATATGAACTATGTATCAAATGTACCAACCGTAAATAACTTAAGCAGTTCCACCAATCCATTTATCCCAGAAGCACCCCGGTCTCCCCCTTCCACCATGAATATGCCATTGGAGCACCCCATGGGTACCCATCAAAACACAGCATTCCCcagggaagaggaaaacaaacgTAGTACAAGGCAAAAAGCTGCTACCACAGGCATGTCTGCCACTGCAAAGGACACTGCCACTACTGCAACCAGTGGATTGGGTGCAATGGCTTTGAAGCCAACAGGTACACTCGTTACTACTCCTCAAACTGACACCAGAGTCACCAAAAGTAAAATATTCAGagtgggaggaaggagaggtcagaggaggaagaggcctcCTAAAGCACCTGCCCCACAGCGTGTGGCTACAGTCACATCACCAGCTGTGCCTCTGAGCCTCACACCTGCAAAACCTCTCCCTGGGAACGTCAGTGCAGTCTCCATGGCAAAAACATCAGCACTGTGGATCCCTGGCATCCCCGAGGCACCGCAGCACAGGCCCACGGCAGCCACACAGACGTCAGCAAGCCTGGGCACCTGGAGGAACACCCAGACAGCAACATCACTGCCTGGCAGTCTGACTGCTCAGAGCCCCGTGGTGGCACTCCAAACCACACCAGGCACACAGAGGAACACCCAGCTGGCCACGTCACCACCCACTAGTGCTGCCCAGACCCCCACCATGGGTCTCCAAACCTCACCATGGCTGGACGAGCCTCCTGGTGCCACAAGTGCCCGACCTGCTGCAGTCAGGGCCACATCAGGGCCAGTACCTGCTCAGCACATCAGAGCCACTGGCATGGCAGGAGAAAAATCCTACCTGAAAATGGGGGAGGAAAACCAGGCAGCACAGGCCACATTCCCAGCAAGAACCGTGCCAAGCGCTCCTGCTGCAGTCACTGCTCCCAGCACTCGGCACCCctcccctctgccagccccgacCGCAGCCGTGCCACCTGCACCGAGCGCCAGAGCCTCCTCGCCTCCGCGGGGGGATGCCGGACGCCAGCCCGAGCCACCTCCCAAAGGCACAGAGGGGGGGGCCGCACTGCAGGCACCACAGATCGCATCTCCGTGgggcagggacaaggacagCTCTGTCAGTGGCTGGTCTGAAAGGAGAGATCAAGAAACCGCCACCATCCCCAACCTCATCACCTTAGGTTCTGCAAGCAGAAACCATTTTTCAAAGCCCAGAATAGTTGGAGGGAAATTGGCTGCTTTCACTCTGCTGGCGGATTCTGATGCTTTTATTCCTTGTGAAGCTACTGGGAATCCCCTTCCAATAATACAGTGGACAAAGATATCATCAG GGCCCGATGCTCCGGGacgccgcggtgccggcaggtGGGTGGTGCTGGCCAACGGGACGCTGTCCATCCCGCGGGCGCGGCCGGAGGACGGCGGGCAGTACCTGTGCACGGCGGCCAACGCGCACGGCGCGGCCCGGCTCCTGGTCACCCTGTCCGTGGTGGCCAGCCCGCCCCGCATCGCCGGCGGCCGGCAGCGCCTGCTGACCGCGCACTCCGGGAACACCGTGGCAGTGGCGTGCAGAGCCGAGGGCAGGCCCCCTCCCACCATCTCCTGGCTTCTGGCAAATCAAACCCACCTCGTCCACTCCTCCACGGGAAACGACAAAGCTCACGTGGAACCGGACGGCACTTTAGTGATCCGGGCAGTCACTCTGTACGACAGGGGCCTCTACACGTGCCTGGCCAAAAACCCTGCGGGCACCGACACGCTGGCTGTGAAGCTGCAGGTCGTTGCAGCCCCTCCCACCATCCTGGAGGAGAAGAGACAAAGCGTGGCAGGAATGATGGGGGAAAGCCTGAAACTCCCTTGCACAGTGCAAGGGAACCCTCAGCCCACCGTGCACTGGGTCCTCCCTGACGGCACGGCGGTGAAACCTCTGCAGTTGGTACACACGAGGCTGTTCCTGTTCCCCAACGGCACCTTCCACCTGGGCAGCATCGCCCCTTCCGACAGCGGCAACTACGAGTGCATAGCCACGAGCTCCACGGGCTCGGACAGGAGGGTGGTCAGCCTCGTGGTGGAGCGCAGAGAAGTACTTCCAAAAATAGCCATCGCCTCTCAAGAACTGACTCGGCTGAACTTTGGGGAGAGGTTGCTTCTGAACTGTACAGCAACTGGGGAGCCCAAGCCCAGGATAATCTGGAGGTTGCCCTCCAAGGCTGTTGTGGACCAGTGGCACAG AATGGGAAGTCGGATCCATGTCTACCCCAATGGATCCCTGGCTATTGAGGCAGTTACAGAAAAGGATGCAGGTGACTATCTGTGTGTCGCAAGAAACAGAATTGGGGATGATCTGATACTGATGAAAGTCAGCATCACAATGAAACCAGCCAAGATTGACCACAAACAGCAGTTCAAGAAACTGGTGCCATATGGGAAGGGTTTCAGAGTGGACTGCAAGGCCTCAGGGTCGCCCACACCTGAAATATCCTGGGGTCTGCCAGACGGGACGGTGGTGAACAACGTGATGCTGGCGGATGACAGTGGGCACAGGTCTCGCAGGTACGTCCTCTTCAACAATGGGACTCTGTACCTCAACAAAGCTGGAGTGTCAGAAGGAGGAGATTACACGTGCTATGCCCAGAACACTCTGGGGAGGGACGAGATGAAGATCCATGTCACGGTCATTGTGGCAGCCCCTCAAATAAAGCACAATTACAAGACATACATTACAGTGACAGCTGGagacacagcactgctggaCTGTGAAGCTGCTGGAGAGCCCAGGGCACAGATATTCTGGTTGCTGCCTTCCAGTGAGATGATCTCCTCGTCCACAGACAGGCACTCCCTGCACGCCAACGGCTCTCTCTCCATCAGCCACGCCAGCCTGCTGGATGCTGGGGAGTACATGTGTGTGGCTCGGAATCCTGGCGGGGATGACACCAAACTGTACAAGCTGGACGTGGCTGCTAAACCCCCCATCATAAATGGTTTATACAGGAACAAAACAATCATGAAGGTGACGGCAGTGAGGCACTCGAAGAAACACATCGACTGCCGGGCAGAAGGGACACCTCCTCCTCAGATTATGTGGATCATGCCCGATAACATTTTCCTAACAGCCCCATATTATGGGAGCAGGATTGTGGTGCACAAAAATGGGACACTTGAGATTCGGAACATCAGGCCCTCAGACACAGCGGATTTTATCTGTGTGGCACGTAACGATGGGGGAGAGGCTGTGCTGGTGGTGCAGCTGGAAGTCACAGAAATGCTACGGCGACCAGTGTTCAAAAATCCTTTCAACgaaaaaataatagtaaaacCTGGGAAAACTATCACACTGAACTGTTCTGTGGATGGAAACCCTCCCCCAGATATAAGCTGGATGCTGCCCAATGGCACATGGTTTTCCAGCAGCATCAGGACATCCCAGTTTTTCACAGGAAGCAATGGGACCCTGACCATCTACAATCCCGAGAGACACCAAGCCGGGCGCTACCGCTGTGCTGCCCGGAACAAGGTTGGCTATATTGAAAAGCTCATGGTCCTGGAGGTTGCCCAGAAGCCCAATATCCTCACccgccctgcagggctggtgaagGGTGTCAGTGGGGAGCCTTTGTCGCTTCACTGCCTGGCTGAGGGGAGCCCCAAGCCCAGGATGGCATGGACGCTGCCAGGGGGACGTGTGCTGGACCGGCCGCAGGTCAGCGGGAGGTACCTGCTGCTGGAGAATGGCACCTTGGTCATTCGGGCAGCCTCGGCCCACGACGCCGGGAATTACGTGTGCCGGGCCCACAACGATGGCGGAGACTCCTCCCTCACCGTTCCTGTCGCGGTCACAGCCTACGCCCCGCGGATCGTGGGCAGACCCCCCCCAGCCATCCACACCATGCCAGGGGCAG